A window of Herpetosiphonaceae bacterium genomic DNA:
GGCATTCCGCGCCAGATACTGCCGGAGATTCGTCCATCCAGCGCGATCTACGGCACGGCCAGAGGCGCGCTTGAGGGCATCCCGGTGGCGGGCGATCTCGGCGATCAGCAGGCGGCGCTGGTGGGCCAGACCTGCTACACCATCGGCGAGGCCAAAAATACCTACGGCACCGGCAACTTTATGCTGCTCAACACCGGCACCGAGATCGTGCCGTCCAGGAGCGGCCTGCTGACCACCGTCGGCTACAAAATCGGCGATCAACCAGCGGTGTACGCGCTGGAAGGCTCGATCGCGATCACCGGCGCGCTGGTGCAGTGGCTGCGCGACAATATGGGCCTGATCAAAACCTCGGCGGAGGTCGAGGAGCTGGCGACGACCGTACGCGACAACGGCGGGATCTACGTCGTGCCCGCGTTTTCGGGGCTGTTCGCGCCCTACTGGAAAAGCGACGCGCGCGGCGTGGTGGTCGGGCTGACGCGCTACATCACGCGCGGGCATATCGCGCGGGCCGCGCTGGAGGCGACGGCGTTTCAGACGCGCGAGGTGCTGGACGCCATGGAGCAGGATTCGGGCGTGCGGCTGACCTCGCTCAAAGTCGACGGCGGGATGGTCGTCAACAACCTGCTGATGCAGTTCCAGGCCGACATCCTGGGCGTGCCCGTGATCCGGCCCAAGGTGGCGGAGACGACGGCGCTCGGCGCGGCCTATGCTGCCGGGCTGGCGACCGGCTTCTGGCACAATCTGGGCGATCTGCGCCAGAACTGGGGCGTCGATCGGATCTGGGAGCCGCAGATGGACGCCACGACGCGCGAGCGGCTCTACCGCGACTGGAAGCGCGCCGTAGAGCGCTCCTTTGGCTGGATCGAGCAGGAGTAGCAGGAGAACAGCGTGGTCGGGCTACTGATCGTCTCACACAGCGCCAGGATCGCCACGGGCGTCAAAGAGCTGGCCGATCAAATGACACAGGCGCAGGTGCTGATCGCCGTCGCAGGCGGCACGATCGACGGACGGATCGGCACGAGCGCCGACCTGATTCGGGATGCGGCGGAGCAGCTTCGCGCCGCCGGGGTCGACGGCGTGCTGGTGCTGGTCGACCTCGGCAGCGCGGTGATGAGCGCCGAGATGGCGCTGGAGGGCTTCGAGCGGCCCTACCACCTGAGCAGCGCGCCGCTGGTCGAGGGCGCGGTGCTGGCGGCGGTCGAGGCGTCGATCGGCGGCAGCCTCGCGCGGGCTGCTGAGGTGGCGGAGCAGGCCGGGGAGCTGCCCAAGGTGCAGAGCTAGTGGCCCACACCCTGCTAATCCACACGAACAGCGACCCTACACTGCACACCGAATCATCACAGCGCCACGGTCGTACCGTACCATGTTCTGAGCAAACAGAGAGGCACCAGCCATGAACGAGCCGCAGGAACTCGTCGTCACCATCAAC
This region includes:
- the glpK gene encoding glycerol kinase GlpK, with translation MAQYVAAIDQGTTSTRCIIFDHAGSVVCYDQQEHEQIYPRPGWVEHSPDEIWQRTQAVIAGALSKGGIDTREIAAVGITNQRETAVVWYRHTGRPIYNAIVWQDTRTDRICDQLGREGGQDRFRAKTGLPLATYFSGPKIRWILDNVAGAREAAERGEIIFGNIDSFLIWQLTGGPDGGVHVTDVTNASRTLLMNLETLDWDDEILSSMGIPRQILPEIRPSSAIYGTARGALEGIPVAGDLGDQQAALVGQTCYTIGEAKNTYGTGNFMLLNTGTEIVPSRSGLLTTVGYKIGDQPAVYALEGSIAITGALVQWLRDNMGLIKTSAEVEELATTVRDNGGIYVVPAFSGLFAPYWKSDARGVVVGLTRYITRGHIARAALEATAFQTREVLDAMEQDSGVRLTSLKVDGGMVVNNLLMQFQADILGVPVIRPKVAETTALGAAYAAGLATGFWHNLGDLRQNWGVDRIWEPQMDATTRERLYRDWKRAVERSFGWIEQE
- the dhaM gene encoding dihydroxyacetone kinase phosphoryl donor subunit DhaM, translated to MVGLLIVSHSARIATGVKELADQMTQAQVLIAVAGGTIDGRIGTSADLIRDAAEQLRAAGVDGVLVLVDLGSAVMSAEMALEGFERPYHLSSAPLVEGAVLAAVEASIGGSLARAAEVAEQAGELPKVQS